Below is a genomic region from Hylemonella gracilis.
CAGGCCACGCGCGTCACCGAAGTGGTGGGCCGGCGCCGCGTGCGACACCCCAGCCACCCGCGCCGCGGCGCGCAAGGAAAAGCCTTCCAGACCCTGCTCACGCAGCAGTTCGATGGTGGCATCGACCAGCGCCCGCCGCAGGTCGCCATGGTGGTAGGGCACGGCGATGCCGAGGCCTGGCGCGTTGCGGCCGGGACCTCGGAAGTTTGGAAGAAGGCATGCCCGGATCATAACTTGACAATGTCTAAATTAGCCTCTACAGTCCGCCCACCCCATCTAGACATTGGAAACATCATGACTCTGCCCATCCCGGACCTCGTGCTGGCACTGCTGCACCACCTGGTCGTTTTCTCGCTCGTTGCCGTTCTGTACGCGCAATACCTGCTGCTGGGCAGTCAACCCGATGCGGCCCGACTGCGCACGGTGGGGCAACTGGACAAGGCCTATGCCGGACTTGCGGTCGGCATTCTGATCATCGGTTTCGCGCGCGCCGCGCACGGCGCCAAGGGCTGGGCTTTCTACGCCGACAACCCCGTGTTCTGGGCCAAGATCGCGGTCTTTGGCCTGATCGGCCTGCTGTCCGCCGTGCCGACAGTGCGTTTTCTGCGCTGGCAAAAGCAAGGCGGGGCACGGATGCGCCGGCCTGGCGCGCCACCCGGCGCTGGATCCTGGCCGAGCTGCTGTTGTTACCCCTGCTGCCGCTGTTGGCCATGATGGCGCGTGGCATCGGACTGTGACGGGAACGCGAGCTAGGTCAGGGAGGTGCGGCCCCATCGGCGTCCAGCGTCAGTTCATCGCTGCGGTCCTTCAGGTCGACGCCCGTGAGTTGCAGCTTGCGCGCCTCGCGGCACAACCACCAGAAGCGCGCCGCCGCAGCCGCGGCGGGCAAGCCTTCGGGCCGCACATTGGAAATGCAGTTGCGCTGGGCGTCGTTGCGCCCCGGTCGGGGCGCCCAGGTCAGGTAGATGCCCAGACTGTCGGGCGAAGACAGGCCAGGGCGCTCGCCGATCAACACCGCGACCATGCGGGCTTGGAGCAAGGCACCACCTCGTCGCCCAGAGCCACCCGGGCCTGGGTGGCGATGGCCACGGGACCAGCGTCCAGTCCGACGGCGCGAGCCGACAAATGGCATCAATCAAGGGCAGGGCCTGGCGCTCCACCGCCAGCGAGGACAGGCCATCACCCACCACCAGCAAGAGGTCACAGCCCTCGGCCGGGCCCGTGCCGCGAGTAGCGTCGCATCCTCGGTGTTCAGACGGCGGCCCAGATCGGGACGCAGCAGGTAGGTGGCGCGGTCGCTGGCGGCGCTGCGCACGGTCAGGGTCTCGCACCCCAGGGCCTGCAAGCGCGCGGCCAGGGACGCAGTG
It encodes:
- a CDS encoding DUF2214 family protein, with translation MTLPIPDLVLALLHHLVVFSLVAVLYAQYLLLGSQPDAARLRTVGQLDKAYAGLAVGILIIGFARAAHGAKGWAFYADNPVFWAKIAVFGLIGLLSAVPTVRFLRWQKQGGARMRRPGAPPGAGSWPSCCCYPCCRCWP
- a CDS encoding TetR/AcrR family transcriptional regulator; this encodes MPYHHGDLRRALVDATIELLREQGLEGFSLRAAARVAGVSHAAPAHHFGDARGLLTACAADGFERLADAMQARVRGAGEDARVRAQALGAAYIDFALGTAPCSN